DNA sequence from the Puntigrus tetrazona isolate hp1 chromosome 2, ASM1883169v1, whole genome shotgun sequence genome:
GAAAAAGGTTACAGAGAAACACTGGGCATCAGACACTAAACAACTTTGGCGGTCAAACGCACTCGGCACGGTTCGGTTTGCCTAGCGTGAGTACACCCTAAAAGACTTTCAACTTATTCCTCATTACTAAGAGatgcaaaaacattcaaacatcAACATTTGTTGTTCTTGGACTGGATGGGATGCAATCCTAAAACTACTACGCCGCCGCACTACATCATCGGACTGGAGCGGCATTCTATTGTGAACGTGCGAACAAAGCGGATGACAGAAATGACTGTTTATgaacttttaaatattgatatttttcttataaaaacaatcaaattgCATCTGACATTAGTTGAAAATGCGACTTACATTATAGGACATGTTTAGACACGTTTTCAACTGATAACAGATGCGACTATAGTATTTTCATGGCAGGTTTCAAAGTGCATATTATTGGAATTCATACgttaaactacaaaaacatgaatttgggATGTCATGTTATGCACAAGCATTTTATGTGTTCAGTCTATAGATATGTGCACTTGCACACAGTATTTCTTTACAAAGTGGCATCGGCAACTACTGGAATTGCATGCATGATAATACACcgttttctgttgttttgacAGTGGTGTTGACTATAtgcaaaacttttaaaattgcTAAGGaaaaacttttctgtttttcatacaAATGTGTAAAggtaatcaaaaaataaaaataccgtAATAACTTTAGGTACGGTTGCATTAGCGAAATTTAGGAAAGATTTTACATGCAGTAAAAGTGCTGTCAATCTGTCGGTAGTGCAGCAGAAGAAGCACAGGTCAATGCTGTGAATTTACAAGAAAATCTGCCCTCGcacaaaaaaaatccctttgAATCCATTGGAAATGACTTGGTTTCAGCTACAAAATTTGCAGAGCAACTGTAAGTTACCATACCTTTACTCAGATTtaataagatttgtttttatgcagttcAGATTTGATTAGTAGGTAGGACCACCCCAAAATTTGTTATTATCTGATACATCTCAgataagattttatttgtatttaaattttggtTCCAAGAAGAATTCGCATTGATGTTTGGAATGACGGTAGTGGTACCGTAAaatttacaatacaattttttacataagctgttctttttttatgacataAAGATCACAATTATACTCTAGCACAGAAAGAGTGagaccagaaaaaaaagaagctagaGGGAAAAACAGAAAGTGAAGGAAAGATGGTAAAACAGCAGAAGTGAGTGAAAATCGAGCGCCACAGGGATGACAAAAGTGGCCGGATGGTCACTCACTGGAATGGATCTGCTGAGGTAGCGCCCTGGAAACCTGCTCAGTCCACCTCGCAACGGACCTCTACGAGGGTTCGGCGGACCGCTGGAGAACAGACTATAGCCGGTTCTGTTCATAGGCCTGACTGTGTGATTAGCGCTAACCGTATTTGCTCCAGTAAGGCTGTTGAGGTTTTTGTTGGCTTCTTGGTTGAAGTTTAAATGTGCAGGAGGAAGCCGAGGCTCAGTAGAGGTGTACCCAAAGCTGAAGCCAGATGGCGGTGCGGGGGATAAAGCAGGAGATGGGGAGGGTGCGAAGGAGGAAGGAGGTGTGCTGCTGTCATCCTCACTGAAGTTGTTGTCATCGTAAAGGTTGCTGAGGGAATGAGCTAAACGGGGACTGAAGCTGTGCCGGTGCATAAAGCAGGGGTTAACAATGTCTTGGTATGCAAATAGGatctgggattttttttaaatcactcaGCCAGTGTTTCTAGCCATTAATGTACCTTTTTAGATTGCCGGCAGAGGAGGAAGGACTTCTTGTTAGTCTTCGTGGTGCAGTagaagaggagaggaagaggggaGCTTTGGAGGACTTGGGAGGGGAAATGGTGCCTGGAGCTGGGCTTATCCCACTgccaaaaaataagaaatagcAGAGCaagttaaataaaagatcatttGTTTAGGCATGGTATAGCAGAGGGAACGAAgctatttgtttcttttaagcACATAACTTCAATATGAATAATGATTAATATGCACTGCAGTGTAATAGTGTAACTTTTGTGTAATAGCACTGCCACTGTGGTGCAAAACTCAATCCCTCTTAGAGCCCAAAGTGATTTCACTGACTCAAAGAATTGTTCATGGGTACTTTTTTGGTACTTGACTGCAAATACAACGGAGGGCTGTTGATATTACACTCAAACATATAAATATGGTCTCCTCTCCACCAATAAACCGGTGTGTGGTGGGCGCTCCGGCGCACTATGGCCGCTGTATGCTGCACACTGATGGAGCTTGAGGAGATCAGATAATCAGAAAAGAAAGATATTATGATGGGGCTTTAGGCTCCTGAGCAGGCTCCCATTGAGTTCTACGAGGGACTGGATTTCAATGGCAAGTGATGGTGCTCCTCAATGCTGTAAATAATTCTTGATCATGTTCTTACTTCCATATCATTCAGAAATATGCACATTTAACAaatgagaaacacaaaaaatcaTGCATGACGCCAAAATGAACTGAGAGTACCACTGGTCCAATGAAACACTGACCTACAGGCCAAAAGCAATAAAGCTCAAAATActcaaattaaatctaaaatggaCAAAATTGTTTCTAAATTGACAGCAACTCGGTTTGACTTCATGATTTTTCCCCTCTATGTATACCTGGGATAACGGTTTGAAAATGTCTTATGATTATAGCGACCAAAATGATCGTGTTATCAGTATTAATAAttgatatgtatttgtataataGCCCTCTTTAAAAAcctcccaaaataaaaaatactgttaattaaaactgatttatgCTGGACAGTATTCATTTATCCTATTACTTTTCATTAAGTCATCTTCCTACAAAATTGTCAAATCATAAATCATCTTCACACCAAGAACAGCATAATTCAGCACATGGATTTTTGATATACGTTTTAAAAAATAGGTTATTAATTAGAAAGTAAAACATTATCAAGGCAATGCTTcttatgtacatttgtttaacTGGCGCAATATTTTGATCTGGTGTCACGACTGAGACTGTTGAAGCCATATTAATGACAATCgtatactttattaaataaaacttgtACCTAAGCACTGTGGCAGTAGGTCTGGGGTGGCGTAGGCCCTTTAGAGCTAGTAGTTTGTCTCCTTGAGTTAGAATCATGTCCTCCTCTCTGAGCTCATTCTGTAGTGTAAGAATGTGTCAATAACAGTATTATTGTATTGTGCACTCAGATATGATTGGTAGATTCAGTTCCTCAGGCTTCTTACGTCATCTACACTCGGTGGCTTCATAATGGAGCTGTCAATGGACATTTCGTCCATGCTGGAGATGAGACGGGCCATGTTTCTCTCCTGTTGTCGACTTTGCCTCAGCTGCTGTTGCTTCAATTTGGAACGATGGAGATCACCTTGCACCCACATACTGTGCTGCTTCcttaagagagagaaagcgctCTTTAGACCAGGCTTTTTATGCCCTTATGCACCTCAGTCTGTCTGTAGAATTTGTGGACTTACTGTTCGAGAAAGTGCTGCTGTGGTCCAATGACGGAGCCCGGTCTGCAGATTCGTGTCCAGGCAATGGCCTCGGGTGCCGTGAAGCGATAATGCTTCATCAAGTAGCAGCCTATTAGAGTGCCTGTCCTGCCAAGGCCAGCTGTGCAAAGAAAGTgggaaaataataattgaaaaatctaaaatattcttttttaaattaatcatttaaattaaattttgaaaatgctcCCCATTGCATGCAATCAAACTGCTTTGTTCAAAGTATTTTGGCATTAATTCATTTGTCTGATAAGACAAATCCAACATGGAAGGGTTGTGTGATTTACCATCATCCTCAAAATCtatgaaaaaaacatgtgacTTGACAATAAATATAGATGCACTGATTTTGAAATTCTGGTCGGCATCAATAAGCAATGATTGTTGTCATACTATGGCTGTTAATTGAGTATacttttttgttgaaaatttaatttaaaacttaaaaatgaaatgagaaattcataaaaaatgtataaaaatacaatacattaaacaataaactaaacaataaaatcaaCTTTAAACACAGAAATTAATTCAGCTGTTAATTcaggaacaaataaaaattcattgtAGACTGAtactaattcattaaaaatgtctaaaatcagCTGATGACAAGTATGTTACAAATTTAAGGTATAGGCATTAATTTAATTGCTAAATTGTCTCAATATCAGATTCTGGGTCAATAtcaatacatgttttaaatacatgttcACTAGCAACATAAAATCTGGGTCCTACACTCTTCCAAAAATTGCAAGATTGTACAATATCTCctttgcactttttatttacGCAGTAGTGCACCTTACTCCGGATGCAATTTCTTCATAAATCTTCATAAAGTGTCTCACCCTTGCAGTGGACAGCTACGGCACCCTTAGCGCTCTCACAGATGTGAAGGAAGCGTCTTGTGAGGAGATCACTGGGTGTGGTGCCGTCTACGAAAAACAGGTCGTGATGTTCAAACCCAGCGTCTGTGAAGCGCCGACCTTCATAAATCTTCTTGTTCAGTCGCACAACATCTGTGACGTTGTGCTGGCGGAAGTAGGAGAAGTACGCTTCTGGAGCGTGGAGAGGATAACCTGAAAGAGCCAAAACAGTCACCAGTTCAGAAAATAAGAACAATTACCAAAACATTGATCCAATAACCATTTGCTGGGGCAGAAGCTTTTAGCTCTAAATCTAATATGCCAGCTTACCGTTCTCTATTTTGGTCTTGGGATGAGGTCCACTGAAGGCCAACAGTTTTCCTGGCACAATCCAGTTAAAATCACCATTTTCTACACGCTTGTAATGCAAAAGATAAGAAGACTTGCTAAAACATTGTAGttcatcaaaaacatacatGTTAACAACTGATGAAAAGAAGTTACATGCGTTGAGTTTTGTAGATGCTATGGCTTTTAAAGGTCTCATGTCATGCTcctttttgcagttttattttaggtgttgatgtctttaagaatatatatttgtgctatAAGTAACAAATACCATCCTGA
Encoded proteins:
- the cdc14aa gene encoding cell division cycle 14Aa isoform X1; translated protein: MSHVSAWRGHWRFKPRRQVMVPPTAWITHISDRLYFATLRSKPKSTANTHFFCTDDEFIYENFYADFGPLNLAMLYRYCCKLNKKLKSFTLSRKRIIHYTSYDQRKRANAAFLIGAYAVIYLKRTPEEVYRALISGTNVSYLPFRDAAFGTCTYDLTLLDCLQGIRKALQHGFFDFENFDVEEYEHYERVENGDFNWIVPGKLLAFSGPHPKTKIENGYPLHAPEAYFSYFRQHNVTDVVRLNKKIYEGRRFTDAGFEHHDLFFVDGTTPSDLLTRRFLHICESAKGAVAVHCKAGLGRTGTLIGCYLMKHYRFTAPEAIAWTRICRPGSVIGPQQHFLEQKQHSMWVQGDLHRSKLKQQQLRQSRQQERNMARLISSMDEMSIDSSIMKPPSVDDNELREEDMILTQGDKLLALKGLRHPRPTATVLSGISPAPGTISPPKSSKAPLFLSSSTAPRRLTRSPSSSAGNLKSFSPRLAHSLSNLYDDNNFSEDDSSTPPSSFAPSPSPALSPAPPSGFSFGYTSTEPRLPPAHLNFNQEANKNLNSLTGANTVSANHTVRPMNRTGYSLFSSGPPNPRRGPLRGGLSRFPGRYLSRSIPSLQSEYAQY
- the cdc14aa gene encoding cell division cycle 14Aa isoform X2, whose amino-acid sequence is MGDDELFGPSEFIRDRLYFATLRSKPKSTANTHFFCTDDEFIYENFYADFGPLNLAMLYRYCCKLNKKLKSFTLSRKRIIHYTSYDQRKRANAAFLIGAYAVIYLKRTPEEVYRALISGTNVSYLPFRDAAFGTCTYDLTLLDCLQGIRKALQHGFFDFENFDVEEYEHYERVENGDFNWIVPGKLLAFSGPHPKTKIENGYPLHAPEAYFSYFRQHNVTDVVRLNKKIYEGRRFTDAGFEHHDLFFVDGTTPSDLLTRRFLHICESAKGAVAVHCKAGLGRTGTLIGCYLMKHYRFTAPEAIAWTRICRPGSVIGPQQHFLEQKQHSMWVQGDLHRSKLKQQQLRQSRQQERNMARLISSMDEMSIDSSIMKPPSVDDNELREEDMILTQGDKLLALKGLRHPRPTATVLSGISPAPGTISPPKSSKAPLFLSSSTAPRRLTRSPSSSAGNLKSFSPRLAHSLSNLYDDNNFSEDDSSTPPSSFAPSPSPALSPAPPSGFSFGYTSTEPRLPPAHLNFNQEANKNLNSLTGANTVSANHTVRPMNRTGYSLFSSGPPNPRRGPLRGGLSRFPGRYLSRSIPSLQSEYAQY
- the cdc14aa gene encoding cell division cycle 14Aa isoform X3 — encoded protein: MSHVSAWRGHWRFKPRRQVMVPPTAWITHISDRLYFATLRSKPKSTANTHFFCTDDEFIYENFYADFGPLNLAMLYRYCCKLNKKLKSFTLSRKRIIHYTSYDQRKRANAAFLIGAYAVIYLKRTPEEVYRALISGTNVSYLPFRDAAFGTCTYDLTLLDCLQGIRKALQHGFFDFENFDVEEYEHYERVENGDFNWIVPGKLLAFSGPHPKTKIENGYPLHAPEAYFSYFRQHNVTDVVRLNKKIYEGRRFTDAGFEHHDLFFVDGTTPSDLLTRRFLHICESAKGAVAVHCKAGLGRTGTLIGCYLMKHYRFTAPEAIAWTRICRPGSVIGPQQHFLEQKQHSMWVQGDLHRSKLKQQQLRQSRQQERNMARLISSMDEMSIDSSIMKPPSVDDNELREEDMILTQGDKLLALKGLRHPRPTATVLSGISPAPGTISPPKSSKAPLFLSSSTAPRRLTRSPSSSAGNLKSPFSLNMLSTKAMIIH